ACCGGCTGAATATTTACCGATATCACCTGTAATTGAGGTAATTGAGCCTGCAACCAAGGCAAAGCCTGACGTAACTGTTGAAGTTTAGTTTCTGAACGCAAAACAAAGCGCAGCATCAAACCGCCATTCAGACGGCTTTCAGTAAGCAGAATAAATTTCAGTTCTCCCCGCTTACGCTCCACGTTATAGGGCGTTAATCCAGCTCGGGCGATAAACTGTTTGAGATGCGGAAAAGCATCACGCATAGATTCAGGATAAAGCGGACAGCCACACAAATCGACAGCTTCGCCCTGTTTAACAGGTAGCCCCAGCACCGGGCGCTCAACGCTGCCACTCACAACCATTTTGGCTTTATTCCGACATCCTGCCTCAGCACCAGAAACGGGTATACCGATATGCTCAACAGGCACCGTTTCCAGTAGTGTTACTAACGCTTGCTGCTTCTCTTTCAGTTGCTGTGAATAGGGTTTATCTATCCATTGGCATGAATAGCAAAGCCCTGCGACGTGAAGTTGGCATTGCATCAGAACAGACTCCGGAACCACTGGATTAAGCAGAGATAGAAAAAATTAATGGATAGTATGGGTAATTGAGCGAAGCACCTGAATATCTTCTTCTGTTTCACGCTCGTTATCACTGGCCGTCAGTAGCTCGTTTGCTCTGGCTTCCATAATGATCTGAGTAGTTTGCTCTTCTGCTTCCTGAAGCAACAAGTGAAACTGTTCTAACGTAATACCTGCGGCGGCACTCAACGACTGACAAATAACCAGCTTAGGTAAATTGTCATCCTGAACATCAACAAATACTTTAGTGGTTAATGACGAGGAGTTAATCTGACTGAGATCCGCAACCAGAGGGATCAGTGCCACAGGACGAATTTCCGCTACGGCAGAGAACAAAATCACATTTTCGAGCAGATCGACTTTAGCATCAAAAATACCATCCACGCTTTGCAGGTACGGTAAATGTAACGCCTGACAAGAATCACATTCGAAAAAGGCGATGCCCAACTGTTCAAGCCAACTACGCATTAGGGCCAGATCAGGGACGATCAGCTTATCCATTATGGTATGTCCTCAGTAAATCAAAAAGAAAGTGCAATAACGCACGAATATTACCCTATTTATGACCTAATGAGGTAAGTTATTATCAATTTTTACGCTATCGCCGGAAAAAATATGCAACGTCAAAATTTTTTAGCTATGGATCCTCACCTGTTATTTAGCATCATTAATATGAAACTAAGAGATGAATATGAATCTCTCAACGACCTGACCCGTAGCTATGATATTGATCAGGAGGCACTAATAAAAAAGTTATCGGATGCTGGCTTTCAATACCAACCATCCAATAACCAATTTCGGTAACTCAGCGAGTTACCCATCCCTGCTTATGTAAATAGTCGAGAATAAATGGACGACGCTCTTTACCAACCGTCGCAGCGATTTGTTCACTCCAGCTCACATGCTTTTTATTTTCTGAGCGGGCCTCGTAATAAGCCACAATATGGGCGTCATACTGCGCCAGTAACGCCCGATTTAACGGCTGGTAGCTATTCTCATGCACCACAATCTCCGCAGGTAAACGCGGTTTCTGTTCAGGCTGTTGATCAGGATAACCCAAACATAAACCAAATAGCGGCAATACCTGTTTTGGCAATTGCAGTAACTCGGTCACTGCTGCGATATTATTCCTTAAACCGCCGATAAATACCCCGCCCAACCCTAATGATTCTGCTGCCGTTAGGGCATTTTGCGCCATCATAGCGGTATCTACCGCCCCCAACAGTAATTGCTCGGCATAGCCCAGATCGGCTTCAGGACAGATTTCCTGATTACGATGATAGTCAGCACAAAACACCCAAAACTCGGCTGCCTGAGCTACATGCTTCTGACCACCACTATATTCAACCAATGCCAAACGTAAATCTCGCTCGGTCACCCGAATAATCGAACTGCATTGCAAAAAGCTGGAGCTCGATGTTGATTGCGCTGCCCGAATGATTGCTTGGCGTTGTTCATCGGTTATCGGCTGAGGCGTAAAAGCGCGGATCGAACGGTGAGAACAGATAAGATCGATAGTCGGCGTCATAAAAAATCCTGATATTCTGTTGACATAGCCTAGAATAGGCTTAAAACAGGGGAGATCGTAACATAAGCAACACCTTTGTCAGAAGGTGATCCCCCATTGATTGGCTACAATATGTTTTTTTACACAAATTTTTCTTTATAAATTGATGCAGTTAGTGTCAGATAGATAAGATTTATCAAACTGACAGGTAATTCCTGCTTTTTTTTACTGCCTATGACGGGCATAGTAGCGGCTGATTTTATCATATTGGCTAACGGCGAAAACCGAACATATCTAATAATTTCAAGGAGTATTCATGTTTGTTGTGATTTTTGGACGTCCTGGATGTCCTTATTGTGTTCGTGCTAAAGAATTAGCAGAAAAATTAAGTCAGGAACGTGACGATTTCAGCTATAACTATGTTGATATTCACGCGGAAGGTATTACTAAAGCTGACTTGGAAAAAACAGTCGGTAAACCAGTAGAAACCGTGCCTCAAATTTTTATCGATCAGGTTCACATTGGCGGCTGCACCGATTTCGAAGCTTACGCAAAAGAAAACCTGAGCCTGTATCAATAATTATTGATAACAAACCTGACGCAATAAAAACCGGAGCTATGTTTTCTCCGGTTTTTTTATTTTTAATGACCGCTAAATTAACGCCGTTCATCGTCTCTGGTAATGCCAAAATGCTGATAAGCATGTTGAGTTGCCATCCGCCCTCTTGGGGTGCGCTGAATAAAACCCTGCTGAATCAGATAGGGTTCGATAACGTCTTCAATGGTTTCTCGTTCTTCACCAATTGCTGCCGCCAAGTTATCTAGCCCTACCGGGCCACCCAGAAACTTATCGATAATGGCCAGCAGTAGTTTGCGGTCCATAAAATCGAAACCTTCAGCATCGACATCCAGCATATCCAAAGCGCGCATTGCCACGTCACCATCAACCGAGCCATTAGCCCTAACCTCAGCAAAATCACGCACCCGGCGCAGCAGTCGGTTAGCGATACGTGGTGTTCCACGTGCTCGACGGGCTATCTGATTGGCGCCTTCCGGTGACAGGTTGAGATCCATACACTTAGCACTACGTGAAACGATCGATTCCAGATCGGCGACCTGATAAAACTCCAAACGCTGCACAATACCAAAGCGATCGCGTAATGGCGAAGTTAATGAACCGGCTCGCGTGGTGGCTCCTACCAGAGTAAATGGCGGTAAATCAATTTTGATAGAACGCGCGGCCGGGCCTTCACCAATCATGATATCTAGCTGATAGTCTTCCATCGCAGGGTATAAGATCTCTTCCACTACCGGCGAAAGCCGGTGGATCTCATCAATGAACAGCACATCATGAGGTTCAAGATTGGTTAACATCGCCGCCAGATCCCCTGCTTTTTCCAAAACGGGCCCTGAAGTGGTTCTCAGGTTTACCCCCATCTCATTGGCAACAATATTAGCTAATGTGGTCTTCCCTAGTCCGGGAGGGCCAAAAATCAGCAGATGGTCTAGGGCATCACCACGCAATCTTGCCGCTTGAATGAAGATCTCCATCTG
Above is a window of Limnobaculum parvum DNA encoding:
- a CDS encoding YbjN domain-containing protein, translating into MDKLIVPDLALMRSWLEQLGIAFFECDSCQALHLPYLQSVDGIFDAKVDLLENVILFSAVAEIRPVALIPLVADLSQINSSSLTTKVFVDVQDDNLPKLVICQSLSAAAGITLEQFHLLLQEAEEQTTQIIMEARANELLTASDNERETEEDIQVLRSITHTIH
- the nfsA gene encoding oxygen-insensitive NADPH nitroreductase, coding for MTPTIDLICSHRSIRAFTPQPITDEQRQAIIRAAQSTSSSSFLQCSSIIRVTERDLRLALVEYSGGQKHVAQAAEFWVFCADYHRNQEICPEADLGYAEQLLLGAVDTAMMAQNALTAAESLGLGGVFIGGLRNNIAAVTELLQLPKQVLPLFGLCLGYPDQQPEQKPRLPAEIVVHENSYQPLNRALLAQYDAHIVAYYEARSENKKHVSWSEQIAATVGKERRPFILDYLHKQGWVTR
- a CDS encoding GrxA family glutaredoxin, which gives rise to MFVVIFGRPGCPYCVRAKELAEKLSQERDDFSYNYVDIHAEGITKADLEKTVGKPVETVPQIFIDQVHIGGCTDFEAYAKENLSLYQ
- the ruvB gene encoding Holliday junction branch migration DNA helicase RuvB, with amino-acid sequence MIEADRLISPVAQFAEEDPIDRAMRPKLLNEYVGQPHVREQMEIFIQAARLRGDALDHLLIFGPPGLGKTTLANIVANEMGVNLRTTSGPVLEKAGDLAAMLTNLEPHDVLFIDEIHRLSPVVEEILYPAMEDYQLDIMIGEGPAARSIKIDLPPFTLVGATTRAGSLTSPLRDRFGIVQRLEFYQVADLESIVSRSAKCMDLNLSPEGANQIARRARGTPRIANRLLRRVRDFAEVRANGSVDGDVAMRALDMLDVDAEGFDFMDRKLLLAIIDKFLGGPVGLDNLAAAIGEERETIEDVIEPYLIQQGFIQRTPRGRMATQHAYQHFGITRDDERR
- a CDS encoding DUF4250 domain-containing protein, translating into MQRQNFLAMDPHLLFSIINMKLRDEYESLNDLTRSYDIDQEALIKKLSDAGFQYQPSNNQFR